Genomic window (Argopecten irradians isolate NY chromosome 13, Ai_NY, whole genome shotgun sequence):
ttcgaataatgatttttgtttcgTTTAAGCAACCGATGTGTTATATGTGGCACTTTGCTTTCCCATTTTCTTTCcttattgattttaatttcaaagggAGGCTTTGCGATGTAATTGTTGTTCACATTTTCTACATATTTTCTTACATATGAAGTTTTATCCTATATTATTGCATTGTGACAATTTGAGCAGAGGATTGTTTGAAATGCTGTCAATGTTTTTTACTTTTTGCTATATGTTGATGCTatgaatattaaatgttttgcacaatataaaatatatatttgtttatattgagCTTATACAATTTTGTTACATATGAAGTTTTGTAAAATTTTCTTATCCAATTATAATTCATTATCacttttgtgatatatatatatataattcatttttcagaaattataTTTAGCATAACTTCGTTTTTTTCTAATCTCTGCAGCAATTTATTTGCTTCTATTTGATTGGTCGGATGTTGTACAGTACTGCACAAAGTGGCCATGTGTTAATTTGATTGGTTATTTATATCTAGGTCAGGGTTCACCGAGCCCACAGTCCAGTGGGCAGCACCAGCCACACCATCAGACCGTTCCTCAGCACTCTAACACCATAGGGGGGCGAGGCGGGCCCTCCCAGGGGCCCACGGGCTCGGTCTCTGTCCCAATCCAGCACACTCCTTTGTCCCCTCAGGCCCTATCGCCTCAACCCTcaggttttattttttgtgtcgGTGTTTTCTGTTTGTGTAGCTTTGTTGCTGTTTTGTGCTGCCTGCTTTGTTGCCCTATCTCTGCCAGTCGGGGTACAGGACCTAAGCTAACTAAGCTATGTACAAACTGTACTAAATCATCTACTAAGTTCCTCTTCTATCAATTTCATAGGATTCCCCAGTAAAATTTCAAgcaaattaatcaatatattcaggaaatttctgtatcttttttttttttcttattggCTTTAGTTAGTAAACATGttaagtttgaaaatttgaaagatTACTTACACAAGTATACAGAAATTATTTGTGAAAGGAAAAGCTGAATGTTTATATTCAAACActctaattttcaaattataaagATATCTTCCAAGTTATGTATATATTGAGATTTGTTTCTGTATGTTTGTGCAAAAGACTATAGGATTTTAATATAGCCAGTGCAAAGGTCTCTTCTTTTTTAAATCTCTGACCTATTAGCCATCCTCAGGTACATGGAATCAAAAATCAGCAATGTAAAATCCATTTTGACGCtttagtaaaatatatatatagaatatttgTAAATGATCTGAAAGCAGCATTGACGTTTAGAGAGAGAAAAGAAATTAcgatgaaatatattttacatgaaattaaaaagaaaaaaagattaTGCTTGCACTGAATAAGCAATATCTTTATGTATGTTCACTGGACTGCAATTAGTAGAAAAGAAACTTTCAATATTGCATGCTTACTAGGCTAACTGGTATGGTTAATTAAcctatggtacatgtatataaacaattATTTAGCCTATGGTAATATCCTCATCTGTTTATGCCATTAAATTACGGtatattacctgtatatatatttctaggCAGTGGCTGATCAGTGGTAATGATGTTTCAATAATTTTAACTTTAGCCCTCGATTCACTTCTAGAGTACATGTTTGTAGCAAGCTAAAACTACTACCATGCACTGACTCAAACTGTAGGTCGATGGTTTGTCTCTTGGTACTATAGCTTTCCTCCAACACTCAGCCTTGCACAGCctgaaatgaccctggctgtttatatgacaaacaatcaaaacaaacaaacagatatTTTCCTCAAATAGATATGGTTTAATGGAATGTTACCAACCCATGTCATCCTCAAATAGATATGGTTTAATGGAATGTTACCAACCCATGTCATAATATTTAGgggaaaaataaatattgtttgatttttttataagtttaacTGGTTTTCTCTGAAATGAGTTTGCTATTTGTTGTTTGGGCATTGAATAAACCCAAACCTCTATTAGATATTGTCTATTCCATTTGTAGAAAAATATACAGTGTCTGAACAAAGTTAATGGAAAAAAGGGAAAGCAATTTTAAAAGCTCCATTATTTCTGAAACTTCAGGTTTCACAAATTTCTTTCAATCATAGTTGGTATAAATGATAGGCATATATTCCTTACTCAAAATTGATGCTGTATATCACTACTGTACATAACtaatttatgaacaaaattGGATATTATTTTCTGTTGAGTGCTGATGAAAATCTTTTGATAAACCAAATATACCTGCCAATAGATATGTATTAATGGAATTATTACTTAAGATCCATCCACTATaatgttgtatacatgtacctactgCTAGTGATATGACTTAGGGGATGAATGGTTTTTTTATAGGCCCCATCCTCTaaatgttgtatacatgtacctctaGTGATATGACTTTGAAGATgaatgttttattgatagaagCCCCATCCTCTaaatgttgtatacatgtacctctaGTGATATGACTTTgaagataaatgttttattgatagaagCCCATCCTCTaaatgttgtatacatgtacctctaGTGATATGACTTTGAAGATgaatgttttattgatagaagGCCCATCCTCTAAATGTTGTATACATATACCTCTAGTGATATGACTTGGGAGATGAATGTTTTATTAATAGAAGGGGGCATCCTCTaaatgttgtatacatgtacctctaGTGATATGACTTTgaagataaatgttttattgatagaagGCCCATCCTCTAAATGTTGTATACATATACCTCTAGTGATATGACTTGGGAGATGAATGTTTTATTAATAGAGATTGAAAAGTAGGTGTATACCAGGTAATTTTTTGGCATTTTTCATGATTTccagattatttttaattgcaAAAGATAGTAATAGGTTAACAATACAAATTAATAATGCAAgattatgaatttcaaattttgtttaaaaaatgttttatagttAATCAcgaaaatcatattaaaaaaaaaatgttttatttgttaacCACAAAATGTTGACCTGCTGAAATAACCGGGTATACCATATTCCTCTTATCCCTGTAAATGATGATGATAGATGCATATTTAAGACCCCTTCACTGTATACTACCTAGGTAATGTTCTGGGAGATGTGTACTAGCTAGCCTAGTGGTCCATATATCCTGTAGTAagcagttatctgcccttgaccAAGCTTTATTAGGTCATTAGTTTGTGAAGGGAACTTCACACATTTTGTGACtaataaacaccatttattttGACATAGAAATTGTGTACTAGCAAATTCATACCTTCATacacaaaggcagataactcaaCAAACTCATAGAACATTGTGTCCCGAAGCTTTTGGTGTTTGTGTAATCTCACCTGTACTTGTGTGTGGCATTTCGTGTAGTTATTTACTGACACGCTTCCATGCTAGCTGCACTTGATCAAAGACTTTTGCTTTCAGCTTTAATATTTTACTGCAGTGGTCTGCTTCTAATCCTCAGTTGGTTGAACTTTGTATTATTGGACAATACCCCGCCcctcaatttatttttattcagatTGACTTCAGATTCAAAGGGGCTGCCCTAATCTTTATTGCTTCTTGAATATCTATAATGTCTAGTTTTATTGACAGCCTTTACATCAAATCTGCTGGGATCGATGGAATTGAGTTGCTGACCTGAAAACTGTTGCATTCCAAACTTTTATTTTTCCCATGATTGCCTCGTTTCCAGATGAAAAAACCTCTACATTTATATTTGCTTTACAAAAAACCAataacctttcagtattttgataaataaccTTAAACTAGataggaaaaaaaaaatcattttgaaaaaaaaaaaaatataataaaaatgatgatatataataaaaatgatgatatattaTGACTGACAGAATCAACAACCAGACTTCAGTTTAAAGGAAATGTCTATGTCAAAGATACTTTGTATGCTAAACTTAGAGTTTTTACTCATCTGAATGATATGTAGTTCTTATTGACTGCTAGATTCCtggtgctatatatatatatgtatagttgtTATAAGCTATTCGGAACAAATCCTCAATTACAGTGCTTTAAGGGGTTCTCAACTGCATCATTTCTCATCAAACTTCCCTTCAGTTTCTATTTTTCCCTCatatttatttctgtttatcatGGAAGTTTTAAATTGCGTTTGTGGATCATTTCCTTAGTGATAAACTAGAATAACTAATGGAGTGTTTGACTGTCTGCTTATCTAGACTGACTAATCTCGGGCTTCTAACAGCTTGACTAGCTACTCTAAGCAATCTATTTACAGCATCAGTATTGAAGACATTGATACTAagtattattttcttttgtgtttCCGTTGGTAAGATTGagatttaaatgataatttctatattaaaaaaaatacgtaatagaacaaaaagaaataaagttgcaatttatattttttaaacagTTGTCTTATTAAAACAtcaatctttcttttttttgctattttttatcCTGATTGAAAAAAAGTACTTTATTGGAGCAAATTATGATAGCTTGTCCAGAGAGTAGTTATTTATAGGAAACTATTTGATCTCATATAGCTACTGATATTTTCTGGTTAATTTGTCtaacatgttgattttttttacaacatttCAGCTTCCAGTAGCATTGGATTGTCATCTCCACTTACTGAAAACTACCCACAAATACCTCATTCTAGCCAGGCCAATCTAAGCCCGTTTCCAAGAAGTAAGTGTTTCCTTTTCCTCTCTGTGTGTATCTCATTGTACAGAGTTGTTTGCTCTTGAAACAGAGTTATCCACTCTTGATACAAGTTACCCTCTCTTGATATAGAGATATATGGTCTTGTGGGCAGGTAAAGATCATGGCAGAATCTCAAACAAATAATACAATAGCTAGCAATCTGTGGGACTGTTGTGGCAGAAAGGTAATGATGGATGTCTTGACATATCATCACAAGCTTTTCACCACTGGGTTGTGATagctgccaggtactgaccgctggttggtggttttctcTGCGTATTCTGGCTTTTTTCCACACAATAATCCTAGCATGTCCTAatgaaaccaaaccaaactataaacaataaaattataataacaaAGAAATTGGATAACTGCTATGATATACAAAGGCACATAAATCTGTCATCTCTGCCACTCTTATCTATCAGAAATATATTGTACCCTGCAGAGGTTAATTTCAGACTTACTTTGTGTAAAGTTACTAAGAAATGTCTTGtaaaatatgctatatattgtaaaatataccCTTCCTTCAATGAAGTTAAGGAGGGGGGGTATACTGAAAttggtttgtctgtctgtccatccgtctgtagacacaactttgtcccaCGAACTCCTCCTAAGCTACctaacagattttgataaaatttggtacacagaatcCTGACATAAGGGAGTTCAGTAAATTATATAGGGGTCTGCAACATCCCCTGTTAATACCATTAGGGGAGGGGTGTATTAGCCGGCCACTCTGgcaacagttctagtttacACAGTACATGATTCAAATTGTTTTCACAAATTTTCTGAATCCTTTCTACATAGCAAATGAGACACTATGAAAAATTCTTGAACCCAATTTCTTTTGTAAGTATTGAGAGATTTCCATGGTCCACATTGACAAAATAGCAAAAATCTTCTTCATTGTGATTTCAGACTCTTCCAGTGCGACTTGGGCTGGCAGTAGTACAGCTACCTATACACAGACACAGGACCCACAGTTCTGTAAGagagatataaatattttgtggaaaagtagaaaaaaagatgactgtaaactaacttgtttaaatttgtgATTAGATTTGTTTATAAAGCACGAAATTTAATCACAATTAAAATGCTGGTACagtaaaataatgtaaaacacTGAATAAAACActgaaaattgaatttaaaaaacatCAGGGGTTTACTCTAATTAAGAATGTAAAGTAAACTTTCATGATGTGTTAAGATTTCATTGGCCAACCAGCAGAGCATCATAAAAAGCACAATATACCATGTTCTTTAGATTTTCTTCCTTCAATCAGAAATTCCTCATGTTTTATGCAATTTATGCATACTGAATTTTTCCTAATCAGTGCCCCACATCATATGTTGCATTCATTTGCTCATTGTATTACCGGTAATTTACTgcataattcaatttcatttaaaacttattttctCAAACAATTATCACTGACAGTGAATTAATGTATTTACGATTAACAATCATCCACACTTTCTATTTTTCAGGGAACAACAACCATTTACAGACGTCTGACAACATACCTCTTCCTCCCTTAACCAATCAACAACGTAAGTAAGAAGTCTTAAGCAATCAACAACGAAATTAATCAAAATGGTGTAACTTTAGTAAGACTGCctttattaatgaaaaaattCTTCAGATGTTCTAGACCAATACCAGTCATGCCTCAGCAAATATCGCACTTAATCAACAGACTTATCCattaatagaaataaattttcaattttcataaataCATCTAATTTTGCTCTTAAAGTTTGATGTATCTGGTCATGCAACAAGAACTTTGAGGTTTTTGCATCAATAATCATACCGTTTCttgttatttaaggattaaagtctctttctggtggttctatcgaaggataaagttgagtagggtatcgaaatttggggccgcggtggccgagtggttaagatgtcccgacatattaccacaagccctccacctctgggatgcgggttcgaatcctatgtggggcagttgccaggtactgaccgctggccggtggtttttctccgggtactccggctttcctccaccaacaaacctggcacgtccttacatgaccctggctgttaataggacataaaactaaacaaaccaaaatatcGAAATTTAGAATGGACCGcaaagcggtccatgaaacaaatattgataccctactcaactttatccttcgatagaaccaccagaaagagactttaatccttaaatttacagtcttaactattattttcatagctcaaaatttacccttaatagtgtttatggcatttataagactaaacttgaattatatcatttggttccgacaggcatttggaacagccactcgaagtggtggaaattcccgccaatttatcaatgaacatacaaataaaatgagttccgtctgatgaagcatatatctgaggttttcccggtatggaactataaatcgttttatttatctgttgttaaaaacaccatggtgcaaagccGTTTGGTTTTAATCTATTACTTCGTATAtttacacacgcttacacaattcataacatGGCAGGATATTTAAGTAGTTGTTaagcggcgtccgattcaaaccgcctgtgtcaaggaggtgggacaaacagagagtttcttcaattttgagATCATGTGAGTTTTACTTaacagttcacgtttgaaatgaCTTGAATACACAGATGTTTAGATAGTTCAAtctcattatttccggattttggagattttcaaatgtatcgggcgtcgtttcgaggaacatgtacaaacacaggtaggcccactactatAAACGTTTAcagctctcaaaatgttagctatatttatattgttgtttcaaacacttcaataaatgttagagatatctattacaagtattgtaaagctacaattgtaggactccgtttcattgatacagtattttgaaacacccaaacgtacattgtgtaggTATAAGTAAGGAGGGCCTACtatcgccgattcacagtagataacgtacaggacttaTCTGTCCCCCGAGgcgaacaaaaatgcattatcgtgctaggtcgttttggttaaacttatgcAACTCagactgatgttgtcctgacatatcttatccatttcCGTACAACCaaagttataaaaaatacaaataggatgtagatctacatgttgtagcgaacaacacagactcaccgacacacaacatgtaaacattgcgacgtcatcagaatgtgcaaaactgtacattgtacaacattgtttatttaccatatgcacggaagcattgctcaaagaggtatGGTAGTAACATGAACAATGTAgctttttagctcgcctattcgaagaatagggggagctaatgttgtcacgtcggcgtcagcgttggcgtcccatttcacgttaaagtttttgagcaagtttctgtttcgtcaattgtttaagcttaagtcatcataaatgtttatgattttattttcctaatgtgtatggatactgaacgtgataatacaaccaatttggggccctttagggggtttttgagtctgttaatttgtcatatttccatgttaaagtttttgagcaagtttctattttgtctattgtttaagcttaagtcatcataaatgtttatgattttattttcctaatgtgtatggatgctgaacgtgataatacaaccaatttggggccctttaggttttttttgagtctgttaatttgtcatatttccatgttaaagtttttgagcaagtttctattttgtcaattgtttaagcataagtcatcataaatgtttatgattttttttcctaatgtgtatggatgctgaacgtgataatacaaccaatttggggccctttaggggtttttgagtctgttaatttgtcatatttccatgtttaaatagtaaatacttgaacatcaacttcttctgaataggcgagctttgctgttctccaacagctcttgtctacatttgtatttacacacgtacatgtatatgtgttcaaaccggtactgaaaacaccaagtttcggatttggaccatcataaattcatccgcgtggctccaaattgcgcgtgacatactcaatctatcgagaaataaagttgagtagcctttggttgaaatcaacggagTTTATACTaccaattcaccactgactgtaaatattggTAAATAAAAATTATGCCAAAAGGAATTTGTTTGTGTGTAATCATTCATTTCGCTGTAGGAATATAGAAAACAAGAGACTTTTGAAAAGAGCCGTCGTGTTGGACTCACTCCTGTACATTTTATACATGGATTCTTGGTGATGCCTCTGTATTCGCCTGGATCCATGACCGGTTCTATTGAGAATGTCTATGATTTCAAATTCTAGGAAGTTGTGCCTCCACCCTCACAAATGAATCAATAGATTTGTATTTGAAGTTATGTAACAAAGATAACCTGCAATTAATTTTCCATATTATCTGCTATGAATCTACCTCTTATCCTTGTTCCAGCTCCTGAATTCTGGTGCACCATTACATATTTTGAGCTTGACCAACAAGTCGGTGAGACTTTTAAGGTTCCTTACAGCTGCTCTACAGTGACTGTTGATGGCTACACTGACCCTTCCAGTCTTGACCGCTTCTGTCTTGGTCAGTTATCAAACGTACACCGAACAGAGGCCAGTGAACGAGCTAGGTGAGTTACCAAATctacatttaaaaataacaagATATAAAGAAAAACATAGATAGATAAAGAGCATATTAAACTGCGGGTATAATCTTTTCACCTATCATCAGGAGTTTCTAAAATACTATGTAAATGATTCAAGTTGAAATTTTTATGCTCCCTTCATATAGTGTTACTGTTCCACTTGGATGTGAGGCTGGAATTCCTTATTTAGCAccaattgaaatattttatgagAAAATTTGTCTCTTTATTTTGGAACACAAATATCCTAATTACTTCTATTACAGATTACATATCGGTAAAGGAGTACAGCTAGACTACCGTGGAGAAGGCGATGTTTGGATACGCTGCGTCAGTGACCATAGCGTCTTCGTCCAAAGTTATTACCTCGATCGTGAGGCTGGACGAGCTCCAGGGGACGCTGTACACAAAATATACCCCAGCGCTTACATAAAGGTAGGTGATACAAGTATAGTACAGAGggctccacataatcgaataacggttatttgaatatttcggttatttgtataaaattgtgCGGTCctgattttttccttctttatctttgtttttcaactctgTGTATTTTAATAGACTTTTCCATGACCTTCGGTTATtcgaataaaatatttaagaaattctaaaaataaaattgaatatttttcaattttgcaatacatttttagcgaaattcgccgatatatgtttcaagatacttcgcttttGCTAGAAGTcatcatggtgacagattaatgttatcgtatggcttgttattttatgcacgaatctgcaaaggtattctacgctgttacgatttacatcagcagtgGTAGATCATTACCAGTAgtagttcgcgatcggttggagaaaccatgcttccttacaacaatcgccattcatgagtagtctcaTTCAACCtgagtcttgttgactacgccagacatgtgcgtatcaagcgAATGTACATAAATTTGTTTATcatttaggttcagaattgcagacacaaattcaatcctgtttagttattgcatttgatatcgatcgttcAGCTGTTTCTCAAAGATTCACGTGTCaatctaacgtaaacaagaatctaatattggaatattttttgttattaaacaattaaaatcgatttacaactttgaaaataattacttgttgttcgttttaagtgtaaataatttacgtatttatcaagtaaacgaaacaATATCTATTTGCCTCTTCACATGTATGTGTGAGGTCAAACGAAGGcgcaaaatgtcatctccgccttATTGAATACTCcagttatttgaatattttcttctggaaaatgacttattcaaataagcggaatcctctgtactGTATTGTTAAAATTAAGTTGTAATGGTTCTTCAAATGCAACATACCAAAGTGAGCTAATGATATGCTAGGGTCAAGTTGTTCAAAACATGATTAGCTTAactttttaaattatcatttgcTGCAAATTCTCTGATTATGTCTTCTCTAAAATTAGTAAGTAGGTAAAGGGTAGATTATTTCAGGGTTTCATAAACTTTTGTCAAGTTAGTTTttcaagaaattattttatcttgatatGAGAATTGttgttaaactgtgattagTCTAATCTTGGCCCATATCAAAATTGACTTATTCTCTGGCATTTACAGGTATTTGACATCAGACAATGTCATCGACAGATGCAGCAACAAGCGGCAACAGCACAAGCTGCGGCGGCCGCTCAAGCTGCCGCTGTGGCTGGGAATGTCCCTGGACCAGCCTCTGTTGGAGGTATAGCTCCTGCTGTGGGTAAGTTTGTGGATCTCATTGCATCAAACGTATTCTCAAGCAAGAATTGGGATTCTTTTCGAGAAATTGCACATCAACATATAATAGTTAACTTTCCTTCTCAAAATGCCACCAAAGACTGACAAACTCAATAGCTTACTTGAGAAAATTGTGATGCTTTTTAATTACTTCAATtacttttacaaatatataaattccTCAATACCATCTCACATTGGCCGATGACTGCATATAAActtcattgaaaataaaattcaacAAGTGTTTAAGAGAaacttttaaaaagaaaaagcaTTAAAAGATTTTCTTTACCTATGTTCTTATATTTATAGGTCTGAGTGCTGCGGCTGGTATTGGAGTGGATGACTTACGACGGCTGTGTATTCTACGTCTAAGTTTTGTAAAG
Coding sequences:
- the LOC138306214 gene encoding mothers against decapentaplegic homolog 4-like isoform X1 — translated: MSSQAPTSADACLSIVHSLMCHRQGGESESFGKRAIESLVKKLKEKRDELDSLITAITTNGAHPTKCVTIQRTLDGRLQVAGRKGFPHVIYARIWRWPDLHKNELKHAKFCQYAFDLKQDSVCVNPYHYERVVSPGIDLSGLTIQHALPIITAPPSRLVKDEYQGGNQHPAIEAGDNCQTIQHPPSDSFSSRGLPSSALGQGSPSPQSSGQHQPHHQTVPQHSNTIGGRGGPSQGPTGSVSVPIQHTPLSPQALSPQPSASSSIGLSSPLTENYPQIPHSSQANLSPFPRNSSSATWAGSSTATYTQTQDPQFWNNNHLQTSDNIPLPPLTNQQPPEFWCTITYFELDQQVGETFKVPYSCSTVTVDGYTDPSSLDRFCLGQLSNVHRTEASERARLHIGKGVQLDYRGEGDVWIRCVSDHSVFVQSYYLDREAGRAPGDAVHKIYPSAYIKVFDIRQCHRQMQQQAATAQAAAAAQAAAVAGNVPGPASVGGIAPAVGLSAAAGIGVDDLRRLCILRLSFVKGWGPDYPRHSIKETPCWIEVQLHRPLQLLDEVLQTMPLSSEVRPRGFFLG
- the LOC138306214 gene encoding mothers against decapentaplegic homolog 4-like isoform X3, which translates into the protein MSSQAPTSADACLSIVHSLMCHRQGGESESFGKRAIESLVKKLKEKRDELDSLITAITTNGAHPTKCVTIQRTLDGRLQVAGRKGFPHVIYARIWRWPDLHKNELKHAKFCQYAFDLKQDSVCVNPYHYERVVSPGIDLSGLTIQHALPIITAPPSRLVKDEYQGGNQHPAIEAGDNCQTIQHPPSDSFSSRGLPSSALASSSIGLSSPLTENYPQIPHSSQANLSPFPRNSSSATWAGSSTATYTQTQDPQFWNNNHLQTSDNIPLPPLTNQQPPEFWCTITYFELDQQVGETFKVPYSCSTVTVDGYTDPSSLDRFCLGQLSNVHRTEASERARLHIGKGVQLDYRGEGDVWIRCVSDHSVFVQSYYLDREAGRAPGDAVHKIYPSAYIKVFDIRQCHRQMQQQAATAQAAAAAQAAAVAGNVPGPASVGGIAPAVGLSAAAGIGVDDLRRLCILRLSFVKGWGPDYPRHSIKETPCWIEVQLHRPLQLLDEVLQTMPLSSEVRPRGFFLG
- the LOC138306214 gene encoding mothers against decapentaplegic homolog 4-like isoform X2, producing the protein MSSQAPTSADACLSIVHSLMCHRQGGESESFGKRAIESLVKKLKEKRDELDSLITAITTNGAHPTKCVTIQRTLDGRLQVAGRKGFPHVIYARIWRWPDLHKNELKHAKFCQYAFDLKQDSVCVNPYHYERVVSPGIDLSGLTIQHAPPPSRLVKDEYQGGNQHPAIEAGDNCQTIQHPPSDSFSSRGLPSSALGQGSPSPQSSGQHQPHHQTVPQHSNTIGGRGGPSQGPTGSVSVPIQHTPLSPQALSPQPSASSSIGLSSPLTENYPQIPHSSQANLSPFPRNSSSATWAGSSTATYTQTQDPQFWNNNHLQTSDNIPLPPLTNQQPPEFWCTITYFELDQQVGETFKVPYSCSTVTVDGYTDPSSLDRFCLGQLSNVHRTEASERARLHIGKGVQLDYRGEGDVWIRCVSDHSVFVQSYYLDREAGRAPGDAVHKIYPSAYIKVFDIRQCHRQMQQQAATAQAAAAAQAAAVAGNVPGPASVGGIAPAVGLSAAAGIGVDDLRRLCILRLSFVKGWGPDYPRHSIKETPCWIEVQLHRPLQLLDEVLQTMPLSSEVRPRGFFLG